One window of Microbacterium sp. Root61 genomic DNA carries:
- a CDS encoding ATP-dependent helicase produces MSEGALRGLDERQLEAVQTLRGPVLVLAGAGTGKTRVITHRIAHGVDTGAYSPGRVMAVTFTAKAAGEMRGRLRALGVEGVAARTFHAAALAQLNYFWPTVAGDSAPSIIDNKVRMLAHAADGLGMAPDKATLRDIASEIEWRKVTMRSVDAYAAARPNGVGRFDVSRVVDLQKAYEKLKDERRQLDFEDVLLACAGMLEAEPRIAQAVWEQYRHFTVDEFQDVSPLQHRMLELWLGDRRDLCVVGDASQTVYSFAGADARFLLEFEHRHDDTHVVRLETNYRSDAPILAAANALMRDRPGALELHPAETRGRREDLPLPTVTAYDNDESEARGVAAAIAARIHSGTDPRRIAVLYRAHSQSPEVVRALADLGIAASVLGGKRFFDVPEVRQAVMALRGAAVAPLNGGLVDTVRDVLRSLGLTDEPPPAGGALRDAWEARSALLRLAEEAPAEVTLRVFADDLMARAKSQDEPAMRTVTLATLHAAKGLEWDHVHLVGFAEGLLPISYATTFEDIDEERRLAYVGITRAGRTLSLSWSRGVGNRERGPSRFVREIGNGTLRAGDASAISAAANRRGSAVSDRSRGADPGR; encoded by the coding sequence ATGAGCGAGGGAGCACTCCGCGGCCTCGACGAGCGCCAGCTCGAGGCGGTGCAGACGCTGCGTGGCCCCGTGCTCGTACTGGCCGGCGCGGGAACCGGCAAGACCCGGGTGATCACGCACCGCATCGCGCACGGCGTGGACACCGGCGCCTACTCTCCAGGTCGTGTGATGGCGGTGACCTTCACGGCCAAGGCCGCGGGCGAGATGCGCGGTCGGCTGCGCGCGCTCGGGGTCGAAGGAGTTGCGGCACGCACGTTCCACGCGGCCGCGCTCGCCCAGCTCAACTACTTCTGGCCGACGGTCGCCGGCGACTCTGCGCCCAGCATCATCGACAACAAGGTGCGGATGCTGGCGCACGCGGCGGACGGCCTCGGCATGGCCCCCGACAAGGCCACGCTGCGCGACATCGCCAGCGAGATCGAGTGGCGCAAGGTCACGATGCGCAGCGTAGATGCCTACGCCGCCGCGCGGCCCAACGGCGTGGGACGCTTCGACGTGTCCCGCGTCGTCGACCTGCAGAAGGCGTACGAGAAGCTCAAGGATGAACGGCGGCAGCTCGACTTCGAAGACGTCCTGCTGGCCTGTGCGGGAATGCTCGAGGCCGAACCCCGCATCGCCCAGGCCGTGTGGGAGCAGTACCGGCACTTCACCGTCGACGAGTTCCAGGACGTCTCGCCGCTGCAGCACCGAATGCTGGAACTGTGGCTCGGCGACCGGCGCGACCTGTGCGTCGTCGGCGACGCGAGCCAGACCGTGTACTCGTTCGCCGGCGCCGACGCACGGTTCCTGCTGGAGTTCGAGCACCGGCATGACGACACCCACGTCGTGCGCCTGGAGACCAACTACCGATCGGATGCCCCGATCCTGGCCGCGGCCAACGCCCTGATGCGCGATCGGCCCGGCGCCCTGGAGCTGCACCCGGCGGAGACCCGCGGTCGTCGCGAAGACCTGCCGCTTCCCACGGTCACCGCGTACGACAACGATGAGTCGGAGGCGCGGGGCGTGGCCGCCGCCATCGCCGCCCGCATCCACTCGGGCACAGACCCCCGCCGCATCGCGGTGCTCTACCGTGCTCACTCCCAGTCTCCCGAGGTGGTGCGTGCCCTCGCGGACCTGGGAATCGCGGCATCCGTTCTCGGCGGCAAGCGGTTCTTCGATGTCCCCGAGGTCCGTCAGGCCGTCATGGCGCTGCGCGGCGCGGCCGTCGCCCCTCTGAACGGCGGTCTCGTCGACACCGTGCGCGACGTGCTGCGCTCGCTCGGCCTGACCGACGAGCCGCCGCCCGCCGGCGGCGCTCTTCGTGACGCCTGGGAGGCGCGCTCGGCGCTGCTGCGCCTGGCGGAGGAGGCGCCGGCCGAGGTGACGCTGCGCGTCTTCGCCGATGACCTGATGGCCCGGGCCAAGTCGCAGGACGAACCGGCCATGCGCACGGTGACCCTGGCCACGCTGCACGCGGCCAAGGGCCTCGAGTGGGATCACGTGCATCTGGTGGGCTTCGCCGAGGGACTGCTGCCGATCTCCTACGCCACCACCTTCGAGGACATCGACGAGGAGCGCCGGCTGGCCTACGTCGGCATCACCCGTGCCGGTCGGACTCTCTCGCTGTCGTGGTCGCGAGGGGTGGGGAACCGGGAGCGTGGTCCGTCCCGGTTCGTGCGAGAGATCGGCAACGGCACTCTGCGTGCGGGCGATGCGAGCGCCATTTCCGCGGCAGCGAATCGTCGTGGATCAGCAGTGAGCGACCGATCGCGCGGGGCCGATCCGGGTCGCTGA
- a CDS encoding phosphotransferase, with protein MARSPLTLAASVTSALPRVGVVGVGVLTEGISGRYDSAVAQLDDGRQVVVRVPADPSVDQELAAEVRALRALTPGVRGLLPFRAPELLGETGLGKSRAVVVDFLPGYRVDAAHLPPGRGAATSVGEALAALHALPLSIVRTEGLPVRTPQQVRDDVVRLLDRAEATRRVPEELLVRWHRAVAADTLWRFESAVVLGGAGAASFVFEDVDDAPTVTGVLEWHGLAVGDPATDLQWLASAPTAADDVYGAYAEHSNRAPDALVRERARLYAELEFAKWLVHGHDAGDADIVDDAIGLLTALAQGLQGDDLLTEGGLDVDDAIALLDRVPDAPAAAIDTSMQTDAYDPALLSLFLAAEYAEEPAKDETPPARTADHTDLFAQAESAEPTEVAEPPAPAAHAETPDPAPAPAFASDDVSTAPIDISAVIEESARESFSRDTAPDDDDQAAADRSAEAALRRWTGAGQ; from the coding sequence ATGGCACGCTCTCCCCTCACTCTAGCCGCGTCCGTGACATCGGCTCTGCCGAGGGTCGGGGTCGTCGGGGTCGGTGTGCTGACCGAGGGCATCTCCGGTCGGTACGACTCCGCGGTGGCCCAGCTCGACGACGGTCGACAGGTGGTCGTGCGGGTTCCCGCGGACCCCTCCGTCGACCAGGAACTGGCCGCCGAGGTGCGCGCACTGCGCGCCCTCACACCCGGCGTCCGCGGGCTGCTGCCGTTCCGCGCGCCCGAGCTGCTCGGCGAGACCGGCCTCGGGAAGTCCCGGGCCGTCGTGGTCGACTTCCTCCCCGGCTACCGTGTCGACGCCGCCCATCTGCCTCCCGGTCGCGGTGCCGCGACCTCGGTCGGCGAGGCACTGGCCGCGCTGCACGCACTCCCCCTCTCGATCGTCCGCACCGAGGGCCTGCCCGTGCGCACGCCGCAGCAGGTGCGCGACGACGTCGTCCGACTCCTCGATCGCGCCGAGGCCACGCGCCGGGTGCCCGAAGAGCTCCTGGTCCGCTGGCATCGCGCCGTCGCCGCCGACACTCTGTGGCGGTTCGAGTCCGCGGTGGTGCTCGGTGGAGCGGGCGCGGCATCGTTCGTCTTCGAAGACGTCGACGACGCACCGACGGTGACCGGCGTCCTCGAATGGCACGGGCTGGCCGTGGGCGATCCCGCGACCGACTTGCAGTGGCTCGCGTCGGCCCCCACGGCGGCCGACGACGTGTACGGCGCATACGCCGAGCACAGCAACCGCGCCCCGGACGCGCTGGTGCGCGAACGCGCACGCCTGTACGCCGAGCTCGAGTTCGCCAAGTGGCTCGTGCACGGCCACGATGCCGGCGACGCCGACATCGTCGACGATGCGATCGGCCTGCTCACCGCGCTCGCGCAGGGGCTGCAGGGCGACGATCTGCTCACCGAGGGCGGCCTCGACGTGGATGACGCCATCGCGCTGCTCGACCGCGTGCCCGATGCTCCGGCCGCCGCCATCGACACGTCGATGCAGACCGACGCGTACGACCCCGCACTGCTCTCGCTCTTCCTCGCCGCGGAGTATGCCGAGGAGCCTGCCAAGGACGAGACCCCGCCGGCCCGCACAGCCGACCACACCGATCTGTTCGCGCAGGCGGAGTCGGCCGAGCCGACTGAGGTCGCCGAACCCCCGGCGCCCGCGGCGCACGCCGAAACTCCGGACCCCGCCCCCGCCCCCGCGTTCGCGTCCGACGATGTCTCGACCGCGCCGATCGACATCTCCGCCGTGATCGAGGAGTCCGCCCGCGAGTCGTTCTCCCGCGACACCGCGCCCGACGATGACGATCAGGCCGCGGCGGACCGTTCCGCCGAAGCCGCCTTGCGCCGCTGGACCGGCGCCGGGCAGTAG
- a CDS encoding ATP-dependent DNA helicase, translating into MTAPTPAAPLSAAVIAAALGQFPPTVEQTAVIEAPLEPALVVAGAGSGKTETMAARVVWLVANGIVRRDEVLGLTFTRKAAGELAERIQRRLARLAEFERRGLLPALPALWADGKLEVFGVLEREGGAQRDAGRHAALAELAAQHARESVADPDAASADDDSLLHRPTVSTYNAFADGIVREHAVRIGWDAEAAILSESAAWLLMRRVVFASDDPRLELRGEAVRTIIDGALRIARDGVDNLVPMEELEAFPERFADVLERPSTRKATVVYADVAEASDKVAALSLLAGLARAYADQKRRLGVLDFSDQVAGAVQIVQSHASVAEELRQRYRVVLLDEYQDTSVVQTGLLSALFGGTAVMAVGDPHQAIYGWRGASAGNLGGFAAAFSPTGRCLNFSLLTSWRNSADVLAAANAVLAPLAVSSPVTVEELRPRPGAPDGDVQLLFDSDLDTEADRVAEWFAGVRAGRAAEGRPTTGAILFRSKKHMVRFGDALGRRGIPHRILGLGGLLSTPEVVDVVAALRVISDPAAGSALIRLLAGPRWSIGLADLRVLAQLARRISRHDAALQPLAPEVAEQIRAGAGEDDGSLVDALDFVLRHPADHGWLAEFTPGARERLREAAAVFAGLRHAVGMPIPDLVRLVELELRLDIELAANEARGPARIASAQLRAFVDELHAFLAADETGSLTSLLAWLEHAEQLDEFAPRTEPPEDDVVQLLTIHGSKGLEWDAVAVVRLVKDELPSAPRDTKGWLGFGVLPYAFRGDAPWLPVLAWEARDSPTQQDLKQAIEDFVAANRARQLAEDRRLAYVAVTRARDHLLLTGSSWSGTKKPRDRSPFLEEMAAALQVELPVDDPGENPYLGERRTLEWPIDPLGARRPRVQEAAEIVRAALGADRADPEPDLRLLLAEREARRAPTGGKAPTRIPASRYKEFVTDYSGTVARIARPLPERPFRQTRLGTLFHAWVEARSGTVGAGASLDDALWESDEELADALGGPQDAAELARLQALFERSEWATLQPIEVETEIDFAYEGLDGEPHVVICKLDAVYRRTDRDDRIEIVDWKTGRPPADAREKDERMLQLELYRRAYHVKHGVPMDEIDVALYYVGHDLVLRG; encoded by the coding sequence GTGACCGCACCCACTCCGGCCGCCCCGCTGTCGGCCGCCGTCATCGCCGCCGCGCTCGGCCAGTTCCCGCCCACCGTCGAGCAGACGGCGGTCATCGAGGCGCCGTTGGAGCCGGCACTCGTGGTGGCCGGAGCAGGCAGCGGCAAGACCGAGACGATGGCCGCGCGCGTCGTCTGGCTCGTCGCGAACGGCATCGTGCGGCGCGACGAGGTGCTCGGCCTCACGTTCACCCGCAAGGCCGCGGGAGAGCTCGCCGAACGCATCCAGCGCCGGCTCGCGCGCCTGGCCGAGTTCGAACGGCGCGGGCTGCTCCCCGCGCTTCCCGCACTGTGGGCGGATGGGAAGCTCGAAGTCTTCGGCGTGCTGGAGCGCGAGGGCGGTGCACAGCGGGATGCGGGACGCCACGCGGCGCTGGCCGAGCTGGCGGCCCAGCACGCGAGGGAGTCCGTGGCGGATCCGGATGCGGCATCCGCCGACGACGATTCGCTCCTGCACCGCCCCACCGTCTCGACCTACAACGCGTTCGCGGACGGCATCGTGCGCGAGCATGCGGTGCGGATCGGCTGGGACGCCGAGGCCGCCATCCTGTCCGAATCCGCGGCGTGGCTGCTGATGCGGAGGGTGGTCTTCGCCTCCGACGACCCCCGACTCGAACTGCGCGGCGAGGCCGTGCGCACCATCATCGACGGCGCGCTGCGCATCGCCCGCGACGGCGTCGACAACCTCGTCCCGATGGAGGAGCTGGAGGCGTTCCCCGAGCGATTCGCCGACGTGCTGGAACGACCGTCCACCCGCAAGGCCACCGTCGTCTACGCCGACGTCGCCGAAGCGAGCGACAAGGTCGCGGCGCTGTCGCTGCTGGCCGGCCTCGCGCGGGCGTACGCCGACCAGAAGCGGCGACTGGGCGTGCTGGACTTCTCCGACCAGGTCGCCGGCGCGGTGCAGATCGTGCAGAGCCACGCCTCGGTGGCCGAGGAGCTGCGTCAGCGCTACCGGGTGGTGCTCCTGGACGAGTACCAGGACACTTCGGTCGTCCAGACCGGGCTGCTCTCCGCACTGTTCGGCGGCACCGCGGTCATGGCCGTCGGCGACCCGCACCAGGCGATCTACGGGTGGCGCGGCGCGAGCGCCGGCAACCTCGGCGGATTCGCCGCAGCCTTCTCACCGACCGGCAGGTGCCTGAACTTCTCGCTGCTGACCAGCTGGCGCAACAGCGCCGACGTCCTGGCCGCGGCCAACGCCGTGCTCGCGCCGCTCGCGGTCAGCTCGCCCGTGACCGTCGAAGAGCTCCGGCCACGACCGGGCGCGCCCGACGGCGACGTGCAGCTCCTCTTCGACAGCGACCTCGACACCGAGGCCGATCGGGTCGCGGAGTGGTTCGCCGGCGTCCGCGCGGGTCGTGCGGCGGAGGGGCGCCCGACGACCGGGGCGATCCTGTTCCGCAGCAAGAAGCACATGGTCCGCTTCGGCGACGCACTCGGGCGTCGCGGCATCCCGCATCGCATCCTGGGCCTCGGCGGACTGCTGTCCACGCCCGAGGTCGTCGACGTGGTCGCGGCGCTCCGTGTCATCAGCGACCCGGCCGCCGGCTCGGCGCTCATCCGGCTCCTGGCCGGACCGCGATGGTCGATCGGCCTCGCCGACCTGCGCGTCCTGGCGCAGCTCGCGCGCCGCATCTCCCGCCACGACGCGGCGCTGCAGCCGCTCGCCCCCGAGGTCGCCGAGCAGATCCGCGCCGGCGCGGGGGAGGACGACGGATCCCTGGTGGACGCGCTCGACTTCGTGCTGCGGCATCCCGCCGACCACGGCTGGCTCGCCGAATTCACCCCTGGCGCGCGCGAACGGCTGCGCGAGGCCGCTGCGGTGTTCGCGGGACTGCGGCACGCGGTGGGGATGCCGATCCCCGACCTGGTGCGCTTGGTCGAGCTCGAGCTGCGGCTCGACATCGAGCTCGCGGCCAACGAGGCCCGGGGTCCGGCACGGATCGCGTCGGCACAGCTGCGCGCCTTCGTCGACGAGCTGCACGCGTTCCTCGCGGCGGACGAGACCGGCTCGCTGACGAGCCTGCTCGCGTGGCTCGAACATGCCGAGCAGCTCGACGAATTCGCGCCGCGCACCGAGCCGCCCGAGGACGACGTCGTGCAGCTGCTGACGATCCACGGGTCGAAGGGGCTGGAGTGGGACGCCGTCGCGGTGGTGCGACTGGTGAAGGACGAGCTGCCCAGTGCTCCGCGCGACACGAAGGGCTGGCTCGGCTTCGGCGTGCTGCCGTACGCCTTCCGCGGCGATGCGCCGTGGCTGCCCGTGCTCGCGTGGGAGGCACGCGACTCTCCGACGCAGCAGGATCTGAAGCAGGCGATCGAGGACTTCGTCGCCGCGAATCGTGCGCGGCAGCTGGCGGAGGACCGACGGCTCGCCTATGTCGCCGTCACCCGCGCCCGTGACCACCTGCTGCTGACCGGGTCGAGCTGGTCCGGCACGAAGAAGCCCCGCGACCGAAGTCCCTTCCTGGAGGAGATGGCGGCGGCGCTGCAGGTCGAACTGCCGGTGGACGACCCCGGCGAGAACCCGTACCTGGGGGAGCGGCGCACCCTCGAATGGCCCATCGACCCCCTCGGCGCGCGTCGTCCCCGCGTGCAGGAGGCGGCCGAGATCGTGCGCGCCGCGCTCGGCGCCGACCGTGCGGACCCCGAACCCGACCTGCGGCTGCTTCTTGCGGAGAGGGAGGCTCGCCGCGCGCCCACCGGCGGCAAGGCTCCGACGCGGATTCCGGCGTCCCGCTACAAGGAGTTCGTCACCGACTACTCCGGAACCGTCGCGCGGATCGCCCGACCGCTGCCCGAGCGGCCGTTCCGCCAGACCCGCCTGGGCACGCTCTTCCACGCCTGGGTCGAGGCGCGCTCCGGGACCGTGGGCGCGGGCGCCTCACTGGATGACGCCCTGTGGGAGAGCGATGAAGAGCTCGCGGATGCGCTCGGTGGCCCGCAGGACGCCGCCGAGCTCGCGCGCCTGCAGGCGCTGTTCGAGCGGTCGGAGTGGGCGACGCTGCAGCCGATCGAGGTGGAGACCGAGATCGACTTCGCCTATGAGGGGCTCGACGGCGAACCCCACGTCGTCATCTGCAAGCTCGACGCCGTGTACCGGCGCACGGATCGCGACGATCGCATCGAGATCGTCGACTGGAAGACCGGCCGCCCGCCCGCCGATGCGCGGGAGAAGGACGAGCGGATGCTGCAGCTCGAGCTGTACCGTCGCGCCTATCACGTGAAGCACGGCGTGCCGATGGACGAGATCGACGTCGCGCTGTACTACGTCGGTCACGACCTGGTGCTGCGCGGCTGA
- a CDS encoding zinc-dependent metalloprotease encodes MRQLFGGAAGADGQVDPEQLARLSGMEIDPAMMQAVMRQLQGAFTGAGNDPGGVSWDMAKRQALHIANQDGLGVTDGQRTDLDQAFALAALWLGEATTISDLATPPRTLTRGGWVEETLPVWQELAEPVATSIADALTATLSEQAPEEMQGLIEGAGRLMRTVGGSLFASQLGQVIGRLSTEVVSGGDVGIPVMPSGEAAILPQNFADFGRDLEVPADQLALYIATRELAHARLFRHARWLRLHVMSQVTDFARGIHVDTEALEELASRFDPSEPEELRRALESGALIPARSEAQDAALARMENVLAMIEGWVEVVTEAATSRLPSTDRISEAVRRRRAVGGPAEQALKSLLGLELRPRRMREAAAMWRAVTDAVGIAARDALWDYPDLMPSPEDIDDPAALIARLEARARGEEPVQDEFDAALEALLAGEDGSAPDAPTASDDDSDTDPEDPRPV; translated from the coding sequence ATGCGCCAGCTGTTCGGCGGTGCCGCAGGCGCCGACGGCCAGGTCGACCCCGAGCAGCTCGCGCGCTTGTCGGGGATGGAGATCGACCCCGCCATGATGCAGGCCGTGATGCGGCAGCTGCAGGGCGCCTTCACGGGCGCCGGCAACGACCCGGGCGGAGTGTCGTGGGACATGGCCAAGCGCCAGGCCCTGCACATCGCCAACCAGGACGGCCTGGGCGTCACCGACGGCCAGCGCACGGACCTGGATCAGGCGTTCGCCCTCGCCGCACTGTGGCTGGGCGAAGCCACGACGATCTCCGACCTCGCGACCCCGCCCCGCACGCTCACGCGCGGCGGCTGGGTCGAGGAAACCCTGCCGGTCTGGCAGGAGCTCGCCGAGCCCGTCGCCACCAGCATCGCGGACGCGCTGACGGCGACCCTGAGCGAGCAGGCCCCCGAGGAGATGCAGGGGCTGATCGAGGGTGCCGGACGCCTCATGCGCACGGTCGGCGGCTCGCTGTTCGCCTCCCAGCTCGGCCAGGTCATCGGACGCCTCTCGACCGAGGTGGTCAGCGGTGGCGACGTCGGCATCCCGGTGATGCCCTCCGGCGAAGCGGCCATCCTCCCCCAGAACTTCGCCGACTTCGGGCGCGATCTCGAGGTCCCGGCCGACCAACTGGCGCTGTACATCGCGACGCGGGAGCTCGCCCACGCGCGGCTGTTCCGGCACGCGCGCTGGCTGCGCCTGCACGTGATGTCGCAGGTGACCGACTTCGCCCGAGGCATCCACGTCGACACGGAGGCCCTCGAGGAGCTCGCGTCGCGCTTCGACCCGTCCGAGCCCGAAGAGCTGCGACGCGCACTCGAGAGCGGCGCGCTGATCCCGGCGCGTTCGGAGGCGCAGGACGCCGCGCTCGCGCGCATGGAGAACGTGCTGGCGATGATCGAGGGCTGGGTCGAGGTCGTGACCGAGGCCGCCACGTCGCGTCTGCCCTCGACGGACCGCATCTCCGAGGCGGTGCGGCGCCGTCGCGCCGTCGGTGGACCGGCGGAGCAGGCGCTCAAGTCGCTCCTCGGGCTGGAGCTGCGGCCCCGCCGCATGCGCGAGGCCGCCGCGATGTGGCGTGCCGTGACGGATGCCGTGGGCATCGCCGCGCGCGACGCACTGTGGGACTACCCAGATCTCATGCCGAGCCCCGAGGACATCGACGATCCGGCGGCGCTGATCGCGCGGCTGGAGGCCCGGGCCCGCGGTGAAGAGCCGGTGCAGGACGAGTTCGATGCCGCGCTCGAGGCGCTGCTGGCCGGCGAGGACGGATCCGCCCCCGACGCGCCGACCGCTTCCGATGACGACTCCGACACCGACCCGGAGGATCCACGCCCGGTGTGA
- a CDS encoding YlbL family protein, translating to MALFDENVTIVPAPRKRASRATVAGVWALVVALVVLLVLTFLPTSYVIQQPGPVYDTLGEAQAADGTEVPLISVEGAETFPTDGTLDLLTVQVVGNRERTPSWFELAMAWFDPSRAVLPIDAVFPAGQSSEQRNEESAAMMVDSQKEATAAALTELGYDITPLPTVYSFVDGSAAEGILEEGDVILAADGQPVADAAALRKIVNAGEGAPVELTIERDGKDQTVTITPTLSEANGEKVWLVGVTLLTDYEFPIDVTIQLNNVGGPSAGMMFALGIIDTLTPGSLNGGENVAGTGTITADGTVGPIGGIRQKMWGAVGANADWFLAPAANCDEVVGHVPEGLRVFAVATLEDSLTALEAISSGDGLDALPTCTAN from the coding sequence GTGGCGCTGTTCGACGAGAACGTGACGATCGTGCCGGCTCCGCGGAAGCGGGCGAGCCGCGCGACCGTGGCGGGAGTGTGGGCGCTGGTCGTCGCACTGGTGGTGCTCCTGGTGCTCACTTTCCTTCCGACGTCCTACGTGATCCAGCAGCCCGGACCGGTGTACGACACCCTGGGCGAGGCGCAGGCGGCGGACGGCACTGAGGTGCCCCTCATCTCGGTCGAGGGCGCCGAGACCTTCCCGACCGACGGCACGCTGGATCTGCTGACCGTGCAGGTCGTGGGCAATCGCGAGCGGACCCCCTCGTGGTTCGAGCTGGCGATGGCGTGGTTCGACCCGTCCCGCGCGGTACTGCCGATCGATGCCGTCTTCCCCGCGGGGCAGAGTTCCGAGCAGCGCAACGAGGAGAGCGCCGCGATGATGGTCGACTCGCAGAAAGAGGCCACTGCTGCCGCGTTGACCGAGCTCGGCTACGACATCACCCCGTTGCCCACCGTGTATTCGTTCGTCGACGGTTCGGCGGCGGAGGGCATCCTCGAAGAGGGCGATGTCATCCTCGCCGCCGATGGGCAGCCGGTGGCGGATGCCGCGGCTTTGCGCAAGATCGTCAACGCCGGCGAGGGCGCCCCGGTCGAGCTCACGATCGAGCGCGACGGCAAGGATCAGACGGTCACGATCACGCCGACGCTCTCCGAGGCGAACGGCGAGAAGGTGTGGCTGGTCGGGGTCACCTTGCTGACCGACTACGAGTTCCCGATCGACGTGACCATCCAGCTCAACAACGTCGGCGGTCCGAGCGCGGGCATGATGTTCGCACTCGGCATCATCGACACGCTCACCCCGGGCTCCCTCAACGGCGGCGAGAACGTCGCGGGCACGGGCACGATCACCGCGGACGGCACCGTCGGCCCCATCGGCGGCATCCGCCAGAAGATGTGGGGCGCGGTCGGCGCGAACGCCGACTGGTTCCTGGCCCCGGCCGCCAACTGCGACGAGGTCGTCGGACATGTGCCCGAGGGGCTGCGCGTGTTCGCCGTCGCGACGCTCGAGGACTCCCTGACGGCGCTCGAGGCGATCAGCTCGGGCGACGGACTGGATGCGCTGCCCACCTGCACGGCGAACTGA
- the nudC gene encoding NAD(+) diphosphatase — MTAPDSPKPLASPRADIDRAADERTVEGLLETLRADASSRVLVVHGDAAPLSDEAALHFVAPAEVAADAEWAFLGRAPDGAAILAAVFPRDAEEPVAAPAGWGALRTIGGELSAFDAATFIEGLSLGRWLLDAPFCPACGARTELRLAGWSRHCPSCGREHFPRTDPAAIVAVTSARDPDRLLLGSNALWGADRFSCFAGFAEAGESLEAAVIREVREEAGVELVDLRYRGSQAWPYPRSLMLGFHATAADDAAARPDGEEIVAVRWFHRTEIGAALAGKSDIILPGSSSIARRLIVEWHAGTA; from the coding sequence ATGACGGCGCCCGACAGCCCGAAACCACTCGCTTCGCCGCGCGCCGACATCGATCGCGCGGCAGACGAGCGCACCGTCGAGGGGCTCCTCGAAACGCTGCGTGCGGATGCCTCGAGCCGCGTCCTCGTCGTGCACGGCGACGCCGCACCGCTCTCGGACGAGGCCGCACTGCATTTCGTTGCTCCCGCGGAGGTCGCCGCCGACGCGGAGTGGGCCTTCCTCGGACGCGCGCCCGACGGTGCGGCCATCCTGGCAGCGGTGTTCCCGCGCGACGCCGAGGAGCCCGTCGCCGCTCCTGCCGGCTGGGGGGCGCTGCGGACGATCGGCGGCGAGCTGTCCGCCTTCGACGCCGCGACGTTCATCGAGGGACTGAGTCTCGGCCGCTGGCTGCTGGACGCCCCGTTCTGTCCGGCCTGCGGCGCGCGCACCGAACTGCGGCTGGCCGGCTGGTCGCGACACTGCCCCTCGTGCGGACGCGAGCACTTTCCGCGCACCGACCCCGCGGCCATTGTGGCGGTCACCAGCGCGCGTGATCCCGACCGCCTGCTCCTCGGCTCGAACGCCCTGTGGGGTGCTGACCGATTCTCCTGCTTCGCCGGATTCGCCGAGGCCGGTGAGTCGCTGGAGGCCGCCGTCATCCGCGAAGTGCGAGAGGAAGCCGGTGTGGAGCTCGTCGACCTGCGCTACCGCGGCTCGCAGGCCTGGCCGTATCCTCGGTCGCTCATGCTGGGCTTCCATGCGACGGCCGCCGACGACGCCGCGGCCCGACCCGACGGCGAGGAGATCGTCGCGGTGCGCTGGTTCCACCGCACCGAGATCGGCGCGGCGCTGGCCGGCAAGAGCGACATCATCCTGCCGGGATCGTCGTCGATCGCGCGACGCCTGATCGTCGAATGGCACGCGGGGACGGCATGA